One genomic segment of Gottschalkia acidurici 9a includes these proteins:
- the ftsY gene encoding signal recognition particle-docking protein FtsY codes for MFKKFVNWVKGKDKKQEVEESQVDLNEELDEKKRSEPVLEEVKKEDKEEEPELIIEEVVEEEKVEIETEAEVDEKIEQDIEYDEVKQEQSEIKEVEKVEEIKDEIIVEDIEENVEAIEEEPVKKEGFFSRLKSGLSKTRKGITEKIDTVLSSYRKIDEELFEDLEEVLITADVGINTTLDIIEKVKQKVKERKITEVSDIKEVLKEEMKEVLLQGGDTKLNIEPSPSIILVVGVNGAGKTTTIGKLSSRLKNEGKKVLIAAGDTFRAAAIEQLEEWSKRSGVEIISHQEGADPAAVIYDGIQAAKARKSDVLICDTAGRLHNKKNLMNELNKIFRVVEREYPDAKKEVLLVVDATTGQNAILQAKTFKEACDITGIVLTKLDGTAKGGVVIGVQSEIQVPVKLVGVGEKIDDLQDFDANDFINAIFEE; via the coding sequence ATGTTTAAAAAATTTGTAAATTGGGTTAAAGGTAAGGATAAGAAACAAGAAGTAGAAGAATCACAAGTGGACTTAAATGAAGAACTAGATGAAAAGAAAAGATCTGAACCTGTATTAGAAGAAGTAAAGAAAGAAGACAAAGAAGAAGAACCTGAACTTATAATAGAAGAAGTTGTAGAAGAAGAGAAAGTGGAAATAGAAACAGAAGCAGAAGTAGATGAGAAAATAGAACAAGATATAGAATATGATGAAGTTAAGCAAGAACAAAGTGAAATAAAAGAAGTAGAGAAAGTAGAAGAAATAAAAGATGAAATTATAGTGGAAGATATTGAAGAAAACGTTGAAGCTATTGAAGAAGAGCCTGTAAAGAAAGAAGGTTTCTTTAGTCGTTTGAAATCAGGACTTTCTAAAACAAGAAAAGGAATTACAGAGAAAATAGATACCGTTTTAAGTTCTTATAGAAAAATAGATGAAGAGCTTTTTGAAGATTTAGAAGAAGTACTAATTACTGCAGATGTAGGTATAAATACTACATTGGATATAATAGAGAAAGTAAAGCAAAAAGTAAAAGAAAGAAAGATTACTGAGGTAAGTGATATAAAAGAAGTATTAAAAGAAGAGATGAAGGAAGTATTATTACAAGGTGGAGATACTAAATTAAATATAGAGCCTTCACCATCTATTATACTAGTAGTAGGAGTAAATGGTGCTGGGAAAACCACTACTATAGGAAAGCTTTCATCAAGATTAAAGAATGAGGGAAAGAAAGTACTAATAGCCGCAGGAGATACTTTTAGAGCAGCTGCTATAGAACAATTAGAAGAATGGTCAAAAAGATCGGGGGTGGAAATAATATCACACCAGGAAGGTGCTGATCCTGCAGCAGTAATCTATGATGGAATACAAGCTGCAAAAGCTCGTAAATCTGATGTTTTAATTTGTGATACAGCTGGTAGACTTCACAATAAGAAGAACCTTATGAATGAGTTAAATAAAATATTCAGAGTAGTAGAGAGAGAATATCCAGATGCTAAAAAAGAAGTACTACTTGTAGTAGATGCAACTACAGGTCAAAATGCTATATTACAAGCTAAGACATTCAAAGAAGCATGTGATATAACAGGAATAGTATTAACAAAACTAGATGGAACAGCAAAAGGTGGAGTGGTTATTGGCGTTCAATCTGAGATTCAAGTGCCTGTAAAGCTAGTTGGGGTAGGAGAAAAAATAGATGACCTACAAGATTTTGATGCAAATGACTTTATAAATGCAATATTTGAAGAATAA
- the smc gene encoding chromosome segregation protein SMC, producing MFLKKIEIQGFKSFAQKTEIEFQGGITGVVGPNGSGKSNISDSIRWVLGEQSIKSLRGSKMEDVVFAGTDKRKPLGFAEVTLVLDNSSGRLPVEYSEVSVTRRVFRSGESEYYINKTSCRLKDIKELFMDTGVGKDGYSIVGQGRIDEILSTKSEDRRNIFEEAAGIVKYKTRKEEAEKKLERTQENLLRIDDIVNEIEKQIDPLKSQSEKAIKYKEVSEKLKKLQINTYIREIERIKEELNQIDTQKDLVIDQLQSSKKSKTEIESKYNLIKKEIEKMDFNIEKIQSNKYDAKNNIEKKDSEIKLINEKILYLNKEVNRYEEEMKSLKNNVEEIENQIKENEEKKLELDNKILGFNEKLNAKDNEFKELTKEIETKEKYIEDRKSHVIEVFNLIADKKSKINSLNSFKENIERRLSQISDELEQLNEYGEKIDKDISDNGEKIASNKDKLNAILLNRNEIYDKKNKELSRMEDTAKNINNIRVNLQGKTSNYKLLQDMKKEYEGYYRSVKNALIACEKDKNLGKGVRGVLAELISTPKKYEKAIEVALGSAIQNIVTETQEKAKDIIDYLKKNKLGRVTFLPMSSMSKRYLNTNEQKLLNQEGVVGVASELLKYNEEYTGIIEYLLGRVIVVNDIEDGIKVSKMCNYSLKIVSLDGDVLNPGGSMTGGSLNTGNTNLLGRERQIKELESEIIELNKEQETLTELQKDLESNIKTLENKLVEEDNNIADIKLLLAKIENKYAQNHDEKEKNKNMIDKYLLEQKSLIEESISIVKDTDFIDKELEDLKNQNNITQKNIEEHMKSFESEKIKKDNLWKEITELRVDKASLEQEFKNIIQTLNRLEENKKESLSNIDSKSIEKDKTLKDIEDLQLKQKESIDEKNSFSDLFRDYELKLNDIRADKNNFVQSHLNEEQKLNEINERVSELEKGKNTLELKFERYNIQYENYNNKMWDEYELSFQMALDYKIEVENFNEIQNEIKELKNIIKSLGNINLNAIEEYKNIKERHEFLTSQRDDLIEAKESLNLVIKDMDAKMKEQFKENFYIIRSNFIEVFAKLFGGGKADVYLQDEENILSCGIEIVAQPPGKKLQNLSLLSGGERALTAIALLFAILKTKPTPFCVLDEIEAALDDANVYRYAEYLREFSDSTQFIVITHRKGTMEGADSLYGVTMEEEGISKLVSVKLSDKEIGQVS from the coding sequence TTGTTTCTTAAGAAAATAGAAATTCAGGGATTTAAGTCATTCGCACAAAAAACTGAGATAGAGTTTCAAGGTGGAATTACAGGCGTAGTAGGACCTAATGGAAGTGGAAAGAGCAATATTTCAGACTCCATAAGATGGGTGCTAGGAGAACAAAGTATAAAATCTCTTCGCGGAAGTAAAATGGAGGATGTTGTATTTGCTGGAACTGATAAAAGAAAGCCTTTAGGATTTGCAGAAGTGACACTTGTTCTTGACAATAGTAGTGGTAGATTGCCAGTGGAATATTCAGAGGTTAGTGTAACAAGAAGAGTTTTTAGGTCAGGAGAAAGTGAATACTATATAAACAAAACCTCATGTAGACTTAAAGATATAAAAGAACTTTTTATGGACACTGGTGTTGGAAAAGATGGCTACTCTATAGTAGGACAAGGTAGAATCGATGAGATATTAAGTACAAAGTCTGAAGACAGAAGAAATATATTTGAAGAAGCTGCTGGTATAGTTAAATATAAAACTAGAAAAGAAGAAGCAGAGAAAAAGTTAGAAAGAACTCAGGAAAATCTTTTAAGAATAGATGATATAGTAAATGAAATAGAGAAACAAATAGATCCATTAAAGAGTCAATCTGAAAAAGCTATAAAGTACAAAGAAGTATCTGAGAAATTAAAAAAGCTACAAATAAACACATATATAAGAGAGATAGAAAGAATAAAAGAAGAGCTAAATCAAATAGACACTCAGAAAGATCTAGTAATAGATCAACTTCAGAGTAGCAAAAAAAGCAAGACTGAAATTGAGAGCAAATATAATTTAATAAAAAAAGAAATTGAAAAAATGGACTTTAATATAGAAAAGATACAAAGTAACAAATATGACGCTAAGAATAACATTGAAAAAAAGGATAGTGAAATAAAGTTAATTAATGAAAAAATATTATATCTTAATAAAGAAGTTAATAGATATGAAGAGGAAATGAAAAGCCTCAAAAATAATGTAGAGGAAATAGAAAATCAAATAAAAGAAAATGAAGAAAAAAAATTAGAATTAGATAATAAAATACTTGGATTTAACGAAAAGCTCAATGCAAAAGACAATGAATTTAAAGAACTAACTAAAGAAATAGAAACAAAAGAAAAATATATAGAGGATAGAAAAAGTCATGTAATAGAAGTATTCAACCTAATAGCAGATAAAAAAAGCAAAATAAATAGTCTTAATTCTTTTAAAGAGAATATAGAAAGAAGACTAAGCCAAATAAGTGATGAATTAGAACAATTAAATGAATACGGAGAAAAAATTGACAAAGATATATCTGATAATGGCGAGAAAATAGCTAGTAACAAAGACAAACTAAATGCTATTTTACTGAATAGAAATGAAATTTATGATAAAAAGAATAAAGAACTTTCAAGAATGGAAGACACGGCAAAAAATATAAACAATATAAGAGTAAATTTACAGGGTAAGACATCTAACTATAAGCTTCTTCAAGATATGAAAAAAGAATATGAAGGATACTACAGAAGTGTAAAAAATGCTTTAATAGCATGTGAAAAAGATAAAAACCTTGGAAAAGGCGTACGAGGAGTACTAGCCGAGCTTATATCTACTCCTAAAAAATATGAAAAAGCAATAGAAGTTGCACTAGGATCTGCAATACAAAATATAGTAACTGAGACCCAAGAAAAAGCAAAAGATATAATAGATTATTTAAAGAAGAATAAGCTAGGTAGAGTAACGTTTCTTCCTATGTCATCTATGTCTAAAAGGTACTTAAATACAAATGAACAAAAATTATTAAACCAAGAAGGTGTAGTGGGAGTTGCATCTGAACTTTTAAAATATAATGAAGAATATACTGGAATAATAGAGTATTTATTAGGAAGAGTTATAGTAGTAAATGATATTGAAGATGGTATAAAAGTATCAAAGATGTGCAACTACTCACTAAAAATAGTATCTTTAGATGGTGACGTTTTAAACCCAGGTGGATCTATGACTGGTGGAAGTTTAAATACAGGAAATACAAATCTTCTAGGTAGAGAAAGACAGATAAAAGAGTTAGAATCAGAAATAATTGAACTTAACAAAGAACAAGAAACTCTAACAGAACTACAGAAAGATTTAGAAAGCAATATAAAAACTCTAGAAAATAAATTAGTGGAAGAAGACAATAATATAGCAGATATAAAACTTTTACTAGCTAAAATAGAAAATAAATATGCCCAGAATCATGATGAAAAAGAAAAAAATAAAAACATGATAGATAAATATCTATTAGAACAAAAAAGTTTGATAGAAGAAAGTATAAGTATAGTAAAAGATACAGACTTTATAGATAAAGAGTTGGAAGATTTAAAAAATCAGAATAATATAACACAAAAAAATATAGAAGAACATATGAAATCTTTTGAAAGTGAAAAAATCAAGAAGGACAACCTTTGGAAAGAAATCACAGAATTAAGAGTGGATAAGGCATCCTTAGAACAAGAATTTAAGAACATAATTCAAACTTTAAATAGACTAGAAGAGAATAAAAAAGAGTCCTTAAGCAATATAGACAGTAAGTCAATAGAGAAAGATAAAACTTTAAAGGATATAGAAGACCTACAACTAAAACAGAAAGAAAGTATTGATGAAAAAAATTCATTTTCAGATTTATTTAGAGATTATGAGCTTAAACTTAATGATATAAGAGCCGATAAGAATAATTTTGTTCAGTCTCATTTAAACGAGGAACAAAAGTTAAATGAAATTAATGAAAGAGTAAGTGAGCTTGAAAAGGGAAAGAATACACTAGAACTTAAATTCGAAAGATATAATATTCAATATGAAAACTATAATAATAAGATGTGGGATGAGTATGAGTTATCTTTTCAAATGGCTTTAGATTATAAAATTGAAGTAGAAAATTTCAATGAAATTCAAAATGAGATTAAGGAATTAAAAAATATTATAAAATCATTAGGAAATATAAACTTAAATGCTATAGAAGAGTATAAGAATATAAAAGAAAGACATGAATTTCTGACTAGTCAAAGAGATGATTTAATAGAGGCTAAGGAATCTTTAAATTTAGTTATAAAAGATATGGATGCTAAAATGAAGGAACAGTTTAAAGAAAACTTTTATATTATAAGAAGCAATTTTATAGAAGTCTTTGCAAAACTATTTGGTGGAGGAAAGGCAGATGTGTACTTGCAAGATGAAGAAAATATACTATCATGTGGAATAGAGATAGTAGCTCAGCCACCAGGTAAAAAACTTCAAAATCTTTCATTACTTTCAGGTGGAGAGAGAGCATTAACTGCAATTGCACTTTTATTTGCTATACTTAAGACTAAGCCTACACCTTTCTGTGTACTAGATGAAATAGAGGCTGCCCTTGATGATGCAAATGTATATAGATATGCAGAATACTTAAGAGAGTTTTCGGATTCAACTCAGTTTATAGTTATAACCCATAGAAAAGGAACTATGGAGGGAGCAGATTCGCTATACGGTGTAACTATGGAGGAAGAAGGTATAAGTAAATTAGTATCAGTAAAATTATCAGACAAAGAAATAGGACAAGTAAGTTAG
- a CDS encoding elongator complex protein 3 codes for MSNKHHIIPIFVPHVGCPHDCVFCNQKKITGVSTDITSKDVDNTIKSYLETIPESNERLEVAFYGGSFTGIDRNIQRELLNAAYKYKKQGLIDRIRLSTRPDYIDIEELNLLKNYGVDIIELGVQSMDTEVLYKSNRGHSQDDVYKSSKLIKDFGFKLGLQMMVGLPGDNGEKSINTAKELIKLKPDLVRIYPTLIVKDTYLEKLYEIGEYLPISLEESINICSDLLMLFELNDVNVIRIGLQPTDIISSESESVIGGPFHPSFRQLVESNIYRLILLQSLDKINITTSSIRINISKKEVSNIVGQKSINIKMIKDRYRLKKVSTIGLEASKDSFDIIDGEKKYNINRKQHIREYLESKKYC; via the coding sequence ATGAGTAATAAACATCATATTATACCTATATTTGTGCCTCATGTAGGATGTCCTCATGATTGTGTGTTTTGTAATCAGAAAAAAATTACAGGCGTAAGTACTGATATAACTAGTAAAGATGTTGACAACACTATAAAAAGTTATTTAGAAACTATACCAGAGAGCAATGAGAGGTTAGAAGTAGCTTTTTATGGTGGTAGCTTTACTGGAATAGACAGAAATATCCAACGGGAACTACTAAATGCGGCTTATAAATATAAAAAACAAGGATTAATAGATAGAATAAGATTGTCAACTAGGCCAGACTATATAGACATAGAAGAACTGAATCTTCTTAAAAATTACGGTGTAGATATAATAGAGCTGGGAGTACAATCCATGGATACAGAAGTATTATATAAAAGTAACAGAGGGCATTCTCAAGATGATGTATATAAGTCTTCTAAGCTTATAAAAGACTTTGGATTCAAACTAGGTCTTCAAATGATGGTTGGTCTTCCAGGAGATAATGGTGAGAAGTCAATAAATACAGCTAAAGAACTAATAAAGCTAAAACCAGACTTAGTGAGGATATATCCAACACTAATAGTAAAAGATACTTATCTAGAAAAGTTGTACGAAATAGGAGAATACTTGCCTATATCATTAGAGGAGTCCATAAATATATGCAGTGACCTTCTCATGTTGTTTGAACTTAATGACGTTAATGTGATAAGAATAGGACTACAACCTACAGACATAATAAGTTCAGAAAGTGAATCTGTTATAGGAGGACCTTTTCATCCATCGTTTAGACAACTAGTAGAATCAAATATATATAGACTTATATTATTACAATCGCTAGACAAAATAAACATTACAACTAGCAGTATAAGAATAAATATAAGTAAGAAAGAAGTATCAAATATTGTTGGACAAAAATCTATCAATATAAAGATGATTAAAGATAGATATAGATTGAAGAAAGTTAGCACAATAGGGCTAGAAGCTTCTAAAGATAGTTTTGATATAATCGACGGTGAGAAAAAATACAATATAAATAGGAAACAACATATAAGAGAGTATTTAGAATCTAAGAAATACTGCTAG
- the rnc gene encoding ribonuclease III, protein MLRKIDTREILLKEIQEKTEYKFSDIHLLNWALTHSSYANEHKKQKIVYNERLEFLGDSILGLVVSEYIFIKYPNYPEGDLTKLRATVVCEPSLSYIARQIDLGKYLLLGKGEEATGGRERVSILADAFEALIGAIYLDGKIESAKTFVLKYLTPVIENAVNGVELFIDHKTHLQELLQKKIKCKIEYRVVLEEGPDHNKIFHTEVLVKDEVLGKGIGKSKKEAEQDAARSAINRMEDNNE, encoded by the coding sequence ATGTTAAGAAAAATTGATACAAGAGAAATTCTTTTAAAGGAGATACAGGAAAAAACAGAATACAAATTTTCTGATATTCACTTATTAAATTGGGCTTTAACACATAGCTCTTATGCCAATGAGCATAAAAAACAAAAAATAGTTTACAATGAAAGATTAGAATTTTTAGGAGACTCCATACTTGGACTTGTAGTGAGTGAATATATATTTATAAAATATCCTAATTATCCGGAAGGAGATTTAACAAAATTAAGAGCAACAGTTGTCTGCGAACCCTCATTATCTTATATAGCTAGACAAATAGACTTAGGCAAGTATTTACTTTTAGGAAAAGGGGAAGAGGCTACAGGCGGTAGAGAAAGGGTGTCTATATTAGCAGATGCTTTTGAAGCACTTATAGGAGCTATTTATCTTGATGGAAAAATAGAGAGTGCTAAAACTTTTGTATTAAAATATCTGACTCCTGTAATTGAAAATGCAGTAAATGGAGTAGAGTTATTTATAGATCATAAAACACATTTACAAGAATTACTACAAAAAAAGATTAAGTGTAAAATTGAGTACAGGGTAGTATTAGAAGAAGGTCCAGATCATAACAAGATATTTCATACAGAAGTGCTAGTAAAGGATGAAGTTCTTGGAAAAGGAATTGGTAAAAGCAAAAAAGAAGCGGAGCAAGATGCTGCTAGATCTGCTATAAATAGAATGGAAGATAATAATGAGTAA
- the fabF gene encoding beta-ketoacyl-ACP synthase II has protein sequence MMKKRVVITGIGVLSPIGIGKEELFNSLLEGKSGIDKITRFNTEGFTTTIAGEVKNFNPEDYIDKKEAKKMDRFTQYAVVGSKIAIEDAKLDISSINAERFGVILGTGIGGIETFEEQSEKYKEKGPRRISPFFIPMMIGNMAAGQVAIAFGAQGINETIVTACASSTNSIGDSFRAIQRGEADVIISGGTEAPITPMSLGGFSAMKALSTNNDNPQEASRPFDKERDGFVMGEGAGILILEELEHALKRGAKIYAEVVGYGVTCDAHHITTPAEGGVGAVKSMKMALEDGGVSPEEVDYINAHGTSTEYNDKFETAAIKTVFKDHAYDKLKVSSTKSMTGHLLGAAGGVEGCICALAIERGYIPPTINYKNEDESCDLKYVPNVGIHQEVKYAMSNSLGFGGHNATVLFKRYE, from the coding sequence ATAATGAAGAAGAGAGTAGTAATTACAGGAATAGGTGTTTTAAGTCCTATAGGAATAGGTAAAGAAGAACTTTTCAATTCTTTACTAGAGGGAAAGAGTGGAATAGATAAAATAACTAGATTTAACACGGAAGGATTTACTACTACTATAGCTGGAGAAGTGAAAAATTTTAACCCTGAAGATTATATAGATAAAAAAGAAGCTAAAAAAATGGATAGATTTACGCAATATGCTGTGGTTGGAAGTAAAATAGCTATAGAAGATGCTAAACTAGATATAAGCAGTATTAACGCTGAAAGATTTGGAGTAATACTTGGTACAGGAATAGGTGGAATAGAAACTTTCGAGGAACAGTCTGAAAAATATAAGGAGAAAGGTCCAAGAAGAATTAGTCCATTTTTTATTCCTATGATGATAGGGAACATGGCTGCAGGACAAGTTGCTATAGCGTTTGGAGCACAAGGGATAAATGAAACTATAGTTACGGCATGTGCATCATCTACTAACTCTATAGGAGACTCATTTAGAGCTATTCAAAGAGGAGAAGCTGATGTAATAATAAGTGGTGGTACAGAAGCACCAATAACTCCAATGTCACTCGGTGGATTCTCTGCTATGAAGGCATTATCTACAAATAATGATAACCCACAAGAAGCTAGTAGACCTTTTGATAAAGAAAGAGATGGCTTTGTAATGGGTGAAGGTGCTGGAATTTTAATACTAGAAGAACTTGAACATGCACTAAAAAGAGGTGCTAAAATATATGCAGAAGTTGTAGGATATGGGGTTACATGTGACGCACATCATATAACTACTCCTGCAGAAGGTGGAGTAGGTGCTGTAAAATCTATGAAGATGGCATTAGAAGATGGTGGAGTAAGTCCAGAAGAAGTAGATTATATAAATGCTCATGGAACTTCAACAGAATATAATGACAAATTTGAAACGGCTGCAATAAAAACGGTTTTCAAAGACCACGCATATGACAAGTTAAAAGTTAGTTCAACTAAGTCGATGACAGGACACTTATTAGGTGCTGCTGGTGGTGTAGAAGGTTGTATATGTGCATTAGCCATAGAAAGAGGCTATATACCTCCAACAATAAACTATAAGAATGAAGATGAATCTTGTGATTTAAAATATGTACCTAATGTTGGAATTCATCAAGAAGTTAAGTATGCAATGTCAAACTCATTGGGATTTGGCGGTCACAATGCAACTGTTTTATTTAAAAGATATGAATAA
- the acpP gene encoding acyl carrier protein, whose translation MILEKVKKLISEQLDVEEEEIALESSFQDDLEADSLDVVELIMAIEDEFDIEIPDEEAEKIATVKDAVDYIQNNA comes from the coding sequence GTGATATTAGAAAAAGTGAAAAAGTTAATATCAGAACAATTAGACGTTGAAGAAGAAGAAATTGCATTAGAATCTTCATTCCAAGACGATTTAGAGGCTGATTCTTTAGATGTTGTTGAACTTATAATGGCTATTGAAGATGAATTTGATATAGAAATTCCAGATGAAGAGGCTGAAAAGATAGCAACTGTGAAGGATGCAGTAGACTATATTCAAAACAACGCTTAA
- the fabG gene encoding 3-oxoacyl-[acyl-carrier-protein] reductase: MSLKDKVALVTGGSRGIGKAVALKLASLGADIAIVDINTSEQVVEEIEKLGRKAISLKADVSKMEETNEVVSEVLKEFGKVDILVNNAGITRDNLLMKMSEEDWDSVMNINLKGSFNMTKSLIRPMLKQKICSIINMASVVGVAGNAGQCNYSASKAGLIGFTKSLAKEVAKKNIRVNAVAPGFIKSDMTDKLDDKIIEGYLANIPLGRLGDIEDIADTVAFLASDMSKYITGQVLVVDGGLFI; encoded by the coding sequence ATAAGTTTAAAAGATAAAGTAGCATTAGTTACAGGTGGATCTAGAGGTATAGGTAAAGCTGTAGCTTTAAAGTTAGCAAGCTTGGGTGCTGATATAGCTATAGTAGATATAAATACTAGTGAACAAGTAGTAGAGGAAATAGAAAAGTTGGGTAGAAAAGCAATCTCATTAAAAGCTGATGTGTCTAAAATGGAAGAAACAAATGAAGTTGTGTCGGAAGTATTGAAAGAGTTTGGAAAAGTAGATATACTGGTTAATAATGCAGGCATAACTAGAGACAATTTATTAATGAAGATGTCGGAAGAAGACTGGGATAGTGTTATGAATATAAACTTAAAAGGAAGCTTCAATATGACAAAATCATTAATAAGACCTATGCTAAAACAAAAAATTTGTAGTATAATAAATATGGCTTCTGTAGTGGGAGTAGCTGGAAATGCAGGTCAGTGTAACTATTCTGCATCTAAAGCTGGACTTATAGGATTTACAAAATCTTTAGCCAAAGAAGTTGCTAAGAAAAATATAAGAGTAAATGCTGTGGCACCAGGATTTATAAAGTCAGATATGACAGATAAGTTAGATGATAAGATTATAGAAGGTTACTTAGCAAACATTCCATTAGGAAGACTAGGAGATATTGAAGACATAGCTGATACAGTTGCATTTTTAGCAAGCGATATGTCAAAATATATTACGGGTCAAGTTTTAGTAGTAGATGGTGGATTGTTTATATAA
- the fabD gene encoding ACP S-malonyltransferase: MSKIAFLFPGQGAQYVGMGKEISDNYEKANEIFDIANDALGLNIKDICFNGPDEELVKTENTQPAILTTSIAMLKILESEGIKADVTAGLSLGEYASLVYSGALDFKEAVKLVQKRGKYMQEAVPEGKGTMAAILGLDRDVVEEVISEASKSGIVEGANYNCPGQIVLSGEIKAIEDAVKIAKEKGAKRAVILPVSAPFHCSLLKPAGEKLKKELDQINITPLNIKTISNVTGNYINNESEVKELLINQVSSSVLWEDTIELMLKDGVDNFIEIGPGKTLTAFVKKIAKKNKANANCFNVEDIESLKNTLDSFK; encoded by the coding sequence ATGAGTAAAATAGCATTTTTATTTCCTGGCCAAGGAGCACAATATGTAGGAATGGGAAAAGAAATATCAGATAATTATGAAAAAGCAAATGAGATATTTGATATTGCCAATGATGCTCTTGGACTTAATATAAAAGATATTTGCTTCAATGGACCTGACGAAGAACTAGTGAAAACAGAAAATACACAACCCGCAATATTGACTACTTCTATAGCAATGCTAAAAATACTAGAGTCAGAAGGAATAAAAGCAGATGTAACAGCAGGACTAAGCCTGGGTGAATATGCTTCATTAGTCTATAGTGGAGCTTTAGACTTCAAAGAAGCAGTTAAGTTAGTTCAAAAAAGAGGAAAGTATATGCAGGAAGCTGTTCCTGAAGGAAAAGGTACTATGGCCGCAATACTAGGGTTAGATAGAGATGTTGTGGAAGAAGTTATATCTGAAGCTAGTAAATCAGGTATAGTAGAAGGAGCCAATTATAATTGTCCTGGTCAAATAGTACTGTCAGGAGAGATAAAAGCTATAGAAGATGCAGTTAAAATTGCTAAAGAAAAGGGAGCTAAAAGAGCAGTAATTTTGCCAGTAAGTGCACCTTTTCATTGTAGCTTATTAAAACCTGCAGGTGAAAAACTAAAAAAAGAACTTGATCAAATAAATATAACTCCGCTAAATATAAAAACAATATCTAATGTGACTGGTAATTATATAAATAATGAAAGTGAAGTTAAAGAATTACTGATTAACCAAGTTTCAAGCTCTGTTCTTTGGGAAGACACTATAGAACTAATGCTGAAAGATGGAGTAGATAATTTTATAGAAATAGGACCAGGTAAAACATTAACAGCTTTTGTAAAGAAAATAGCTAAGAAAAATAAAGCAAATGCAAACTGCTTTAATGTTGAAGACATAGAGTCTTTGAAAAATACATTAGACTCTTTCAAATAA
- the fabK gene encoding enoyl-[acyl-carrier-protein] reductase FabK encodes MFRTEICDILNIKYPIIQGGMAWAATAELAGAVSNAGGLGIIGCGHAPASVIKEEIKKVRQITDKPYGVNVMLLSPHVEEVIELLLEEKVPVITTGAGNPGKYIDKFKEIGTKVIPVVPTVALAKRMEKVGADAIIVEGTEAGGHIGELTTMTLLPQIVDAVKIPVIAAGGIADGRGLIAALALGAKGVQIGTRFVCTNECVAHDNFKQVILKAGDRDAIVTGRSTGHPVRAIKNKFTKRFLDLEKGNLDLEELTEFGAGALRKAVIEGDIDNGTIMAGQISGLIKDIKSCEEVVSDIISEAIEIRNTLINI; translated from the coding sequence ATGTTTAGAACAGAAATATGTGATATTTTAAATATCAAATATCCTATAATTCAAGGCGGTATGGCTTGGGCTGCTACAGCTGAACTAGCAGGAGCTGTTTCTAATGCCGGAGGTCTTGGAATTATAGGTTGTGGACACGCTCCAGCTAGCGTTATAAAAGAAGAAATAAAAAAAGTAAGACAAATAACAGATAAGCCTTATGGAGTAAATGTTATGCTTCTTTCACCACATGTGGAAGAAGTTATAGAATTGCTTTTAGAAGAAAAAGTTCCAGTTATTACAACAGGAGCTGGAAATCCAGGGAAATACATAGATAAATTTAAAGAAATAGGAACTAAAGTAATCCCTGTAGTGCCTACTGTAGCTTTAGCTAAAAGAATGGAAAAAGTGGGAGCAGATGCTATTATAGTAGAAGGAACGGAGGCTGGAGGTCATATAGGAGAACTAACAACTATGACTTTACTTCCTCAAATTGTAGATGCGGTTAAAATACCTGTTATAGCTGCAGGTGGAATAGCTGATGGAAGAGGACTTATTGCAGCTTTAGCATTAGGTGCCAAAGGAGTACAAATAGGAACTAGATTTGTATGTACTAATGAATGTGTAGCTCATGATAATTTTAAACAAGTTATATTAAAGGCAGGGGATAGAGATGCTATAGTCACTGGAAGAAGCACGGGTCATCCTGTTAGAGCTATAAAAAATAAATTTACTAAAAGATTTTTAGATTTAGAAAAAGGCAATCTAGATCTAGAGGAACTGACTGAATTTGGAGCGGGTGCTTTAAGAAAAGCTGTTATAGAAGGAGATATAGATAACGGTACTATTATGGCTGGACAAATAAGTGGACTTATAAAAGATATTAAAAGTTGTGAAGAAGTCGTATCAGATATAATATCTGAAGCCATTGAAATTAGAAATACACTAATAAACATATAG